DNA sequence from the Pedobacter sp. W3I1 genome:
CTTTCCGAAGTGATGGACCTTACTTTAAAGGGAAAAAGGCTCGACTGGGTTTTAAAGGAGAATTACATTGTACTACAAAAGGCTACATCTCCCGAAAAGAATGAAGAGCGCATTCAAAACAAGCCCATCGGGGAACAAAAAAAAGAAGACCGGACAGGCGTTGTTACCGATGAGACCGGTAAACCCGTCCCGGGAGTAAGCGTAAAGATAAAAGGCAATAATGGCGGATCAGTGACCGATGTAAACGGTCAGTATAAAATCAATGCCAATGCTGGAGATATCCTTGTATTTTCGTACATAGGGTTCGCGACGCAGGAAGTACAGGTTGGAACTAAAGACAGGATAAACATTAAACTCCTTCCCATTGATGAGAACCTGAACGAAGTCGTTATCGTGGGCTATGGTGTCCAGAAAAAAGTAAATTTAACCGGAGCGGTTTCACAGGTTTCGGGCAAAGACCTTGCTGCGCGGCCCATGGGACAGACTTCTGCTTCCTTGCAGGGAATGGCACCTGGCGTTACCGTGAGACAAAGCTCAGGGAGACCTGGAGGGGACGGCGGGACCATCAGGATCAGGGGTATCGGAAACTTTCTCGATTCGAATCCCCTTGTAATGATTGACGGTATAGAAGGATCGATGAACAACATTGATCCCAATTTGATTGAGTCCATCTCTATTTTAAAAGATGCGGCCTCATCCTCAATTTATGGTTCGAGGGCCGCAAATGGCGTAATTCTGATCACCACAAAAAGAGCAGTTGCTGATCAGGTAAATGTATCTTACAACAATTATATCGGCTGGCAGGAAGCAACGAATATGCCCGGCCTTGTTGATGCATTAGACCATATGCTGCTGACCAACGAAGCTTATGTGAACACCGGGCGTACCCCTTTATATTCTGAAGCACTGATTCAAAAATACCGTGAACAGGGTGGAGTCAGTTCCGATCTGTATCCCAACACGGACTGGCAGAAAGAAACCCTGACAGGATCAGGATTACAGCAAAGCCATTTCCTGACCATTCAGGGCGGAACCCAAAAAGTAAAACTGCTGGGCTCGTTTGGACTTTTTGATCAGAAAGGGATCATTGAAAATTCAAGTTTCAAACGCTACACCATCCGGAACAACGCAGATATAACGTTCTCGGAAAAATTTAAGGCACGGATAGACCTCCAGTTTGTGAATGCCATCACCACTGATCCTGCAGCAGCATCGAGTGAAATTTTTCAGTGGATGAATGGAATCCCTGCAAATCAGATCGGCATCAACCAAAGCGGCCAGTGGGGCGTCGGATGGAACGGTTCTAATCCAATTTCGGCCAGTAAAGATGGCGGCACCAACCGTACCAGAGGGCCTTTTGGGAGTATTAATGCTACCGTTAACTATAAGCCCGTTGAGTGGCTAGAGGCAGAGGCAGCTTATTCACCAAAATATGCGCTATCCTCATCAAAAAATTTCAGAAAGGCAATCCAGTCTTACCTGCCAAATGGCGCCACAAGTTTCCTTACCCCTGCCCTAACTTCGCTCGCACAAAATAAGAGTGAATCATTTTTTAACAACATGCGTGCTACGCTGACTGCCTCAAAAACATTTGGGAACCACAGCTTAAAATTTTTGGCCGGGGCATCACGCGAGGATTATTTCAATGAATGGACCAACGCTTTCCGTGATACATACATCTTGCCGGATTATCCGGTGTTGAACGCTGGTTCGGCCCTAAACCAACAGGCAACAGGCAGTGAAGAAGAATGGGCATTACAATCGCTGTTCGGCAGGTTCAATTATGTATATAAAAACAAGTATCTACTGGAAGTCAACGCCCGTTATGATGGGTCGTCGCGCTTTTCATCTGGAAATAAATATGGCTTTTTTCCATCTGCATCGGCAGGCTGGCGCATTTCGGAAGAAGATTTTATGGCTGGCTTAAAAAAAGTGGTTAACGAAGCGAAACTAAGGCTCTCATGGGGGAAATTAGGCAATCAGAACATTGGCACCTACCCCTCTGTCACCACAATTCTGCTTGAATCCTATACCCTTGGAAAACAGATTGTAAATACCGCGGCTTTAAATAACCTTGCCAACAAGATGATTTCCTGGGAAACCACAGAAGAAAAAAATATCGGTATTGACCTTACAATGTTTAACAACCTGAGTATAACTGCCGATTATTACAGGCGGAGAACAAGCGATATTCTGCTTCAACTGGATATTCCATTGATAGTAGGCGTTGGCAAACCCTTTCAGAATGCCGGAATTGTTGATAATAACGGTTGGGAGCTTGGTCTTGCCTACAAAGGAAAGGTAAAAGATTTTAATTATAACGTCAGCTTCAACATTTCAGACGTAAAAAACACCATTGTGGATACCAAAGGTGTCAATCAGACCGGATTGACCGTAAACCGTGAAGGTTATTCGATCGGTTCTCTTTTCGGTTACCAGGCCGAGGGACTCTTTGCTTCTGATGCGGAGGTGGCTGCCCATGCCAAACAGTTCGGTACGGTAAAGGCCGGAGACATCCGTTATAAGGACCAGAACGGAGATAACCTGATCAATGAGGCTGATAAAACTGTTATCGGCAGCACCATACCAAGATTCACCTATGCTTCAACCTTAAACGGTTCTTATAAAGGTTTTGATTTTTCGGTACTGGTCCAAGGGGTTGGTAAGGCAAACGGCTATCTTGCAGGCCCTGGTATCTTACCATTTAATGTTGGTGGCGCAATAGGCGGAACCATCAGAGAGGATAACAAAGACCGATGGACACCAGATAATCCCAATGCAAAATATCCCAGACTTGCTTTCGGTGAAACCAATAACGAACAGGTTTCTACCTTCTTTTTAAAAGACGCATCATACCTGAGGATAAAAAACGTCCAGATCGGTTATACTTTGCCAGTTGGCATTGCCCAGAAAATTGCCATTAAAAGGCTTCGGATTTTTGCAAACGGATCTAACCTGTCTTCCTTCGACAGATTCTGGGATGGATATGATGTAGAAGCGCCGGTTGGCGGTGGGAATATATACCCTCAGGTTAAGGTTTATAGTTTCGGTTTAGAAGCCACTTTTTAAAAACAGAACAGATGAAAACTAAAATATACCATTTAATCCTTGTGCTTTTATGCACATCCCTATTATCCTGCCAAAAAGACTACCTGGATAAAAGCCCTTTAAGCGGCCCTTCTGACGAATCGTTTTTCAGCAACCAGGATGAACTGATATTGGCGGTAAACGGCCTGTACCGTTACGCAAGTTATGCCCCTTTAGATAATATGCCCCTTAACCTGCTTACCGACAACAGTACCGATATCGGTTGGGATAGGAATAACAGTGCGCTGCAGAGTCTGGGCAAGGGGAACCAGGATAGCAATAACGGCTTTTCTTTAAGTGTATGGACAGAGGGATACAAAGTAATTGCCAAGTGTAATTTCATTTTAGACAATATTGACAAAGTAAAAGATAAGGCCACTGCTGCCATTTACAACAGAAGTAAAGCTGAAGCACGTTTTATGCGTGCCTACACTTACCAGTACCTTATTGATTATTTTGGGAGCGTACCGTTGGTTACCAGAGTGTTGACACTCGAAGATTCACAACTACCTAAAACGCCAAAAACTGAGGTGCTGAGCTTTGTGCTCAAAGAACTGACTGAATCAGCTGCTGATCTCCCTGTTAGCTATGGCGCTGCAGATGTGGGAAGGGCAACAAGGGGTACCGCATTGGCGATTAAAGCCAGAGCTGCCCTGAACAATGAGCGATGGGCAGATGCTGCAGAAGCTGCAAAAGCGGTTATGGATCTGAAAATTTATAGCCTGCACAATAATTTCGGCACACTGTTTTCTTACGCCGGGCAAAACTCGCCTGAGATCATATGGGCTTTTCAATACCTGAAGGCATCAAAAACAAAAATGCATTCCACACCTAACAACCTGGTGTCTCGTAATGGACTCGGTTTTACCAATAAAGTACCGTCACAGTCCTTGGTAGATGCCTATCCATGTACAGATGGGCTCAATATTGACAAGTCTCCCCTCTACGACCCTACATCCCCATATAAAAACAGAGATCCCCGGCTTGGCTTTACCATAGCAGTTCCAGGTTCTATATTTTACAACTACCAGTTTGAAACACACCGGGACAGCGTAAAATGCTGGAATTACAATACCACCCCAGCTACACGTGTAGATAACCAGGATGCACTTAATGCCTTCGCCACTTTTACCGGTTACTGCTGGAAAAAATATGTCGATCTGGAAGATAAGGCCGATCGGACAAATTCGGAACTGAATGTGATCCAGATCCGGTATGCAGAGATGTTACTGATTTATGCGGAAGCCAAAAATGAACTCGGACAGCTTGACCAGTCTGTATATGACGCCATAAACCTGGTAAGAACGCGGCCTAGCGTTAACATGCCGCCGATCACTACAGGAAAAACAATGGTAGAGTTCAGGAGTCTGGTCCGTAAAGAACGGATGTATGAGCTGGCAATGGAAGGATTCAGAATTTCTGATCTGCGCAGGTGGAAAATTGCTGATAAGGCGATGACCGGAAACTTTTATGGCAGGGTACAAAAAGGCTTATTGGTATCGGCGCCACAGATTGATGCAAATGGCCTTGCCGATTACAGTGCCGTACCAAATCGGGCAGAACTTAGGGTGATCGAAGTACGTGTTTTCGATACCGGGCGGGATTACCTTTGGCCGCTTCCGAATATAGAGATCGTTACCAATCCAAAACTCATTCAAAATCCCAAATACTAATGATGAAAAATATCTTTATATACATTTTACTCGCAATCATATGCCCTTTAACAGGTCTTAAAGCACAAAGCGCATTGTATAAAAACTATGACATCTGCATTTATGGGGGGACCTCTTCCGGCGTTATAGCAGCATACACCGCCGCCAGATCGGGAAAATCCGTTCTTTTGATCGAGCCCGGAAAAAACCTGGGCGGTATGAGCTCTGGGGGTCTGGGGCTGACAGATATTGGAAATAAATATGCCATCAGCGGCCTTGCCCTCGATTTTTACCGAAGAATAGGCAAACATTATGGCAAGTTTGAGCAATGGATCTTTGAACCCCATGTGGCCGAAAATCTCTTTAACGAGTACATCAAAAAAGCGAAAGTGCCTGTCCTCTACGAAAACCGGATTACTGGGATAGAAAAAAAAGGAACCCTGATAACAGCCATCACGCTGGAAAATCAGGCAAAAAAGAAAGTGGGCACTGTAAAGGCCAAAGTATTTATTGACTGCTCTTATGAGGGAGATCTGATGGCTAAAGCAGGGGTATCCTATACGGTGGGGCGCGAAGCAAACAGCACTTATAACGAAACCTTCAATGGTGTACAGCTCATGAACGGGCATCAGCTTCCGGACGGCATAGACCCTTATAAAGTTAAAGGCGATCCGTCCAGTGGACTGCTTTGGGGAATTAGTCCCGGAAAACTTATTGACAAAGGCAGTGGAGATAAAAAGGTACAGGCCTATAATTTCAGGATCTGCCTCACCAATAACCCAGCTAATATGATTCCGATTACCGAGCCTGAAGATTATGTTCCTGAACGCTATGAACTGCTCATCAGACAGATGGAAAAAAGAAACTGGAAATCGCTACAGGATGTCTTTATCTGGAGCGGGATGCCAAACCAAAAGACAGATATCAATAATAGAAATGGATTTTCAACCGATATGATCGGAATGAACTGGGAATACCCTGATGCAGATTATTTAAAACGCGAACAGATCTGGAAAGCCCATACCAATTACACAAAGGGATTGCTTTATTTCGTCGGTCATGATCCCCGTATCCCAGAGCACATCCGAAAAGAGATCAGCCAATGGGGATACCCCAAAGATGAATATACAGGCAACGGCAACTGGTCTCATCAGCTTTACGTAAGAGAAGCACGAAGGATGGTTGGTGCCCTTGTAATGACCCAGCACCACTGTCAGGGCAAAGAAGTTGTATCTGATGGGGTCGGAATGGCAGCCTATACAATGGATTCGCACAATTGCGACAGGCTTGTTGTAAACGGCATGGTCAAAAACGAGGGAAATGTTGAAGAGGGCGGCTTTGGCCCATACCCCATTTCCTATCGTGCAATCATACCAAAGGAAAGTGAAGCTTCAAATCTTATCGTTCCGGTGTGCCTCTCTGCTACACACATTGCCTACGGTTCTATCCGGATGGAACCGGTTTTCATGGTACTGGGACAATCTTCGGCAATGGCAGCGGTTCAGGCGATAGACCGCAAACTTTCCGTGCAAAAAATTGCTGTAAGCCGCTTACAGCAACAATTAAAAAGCGATCCCTTGGCTGATGGAAGTACTCCCGATATCCTGATCGACAACAACGATACCGATAAAGTACAGATAAAGGGCAACTGGACGAAAAAAAACCGCGGGGGCTTCGGCCCTGATTATTTTGAGGCTTCCGAAGATGCAGACACGGCTAAATTTATAAGGTACACGCCTGGCTCAAAAACCAATGGAAAATATGATGTATATACCTATTATCCAAAACTTGATGCCACCGACGCGGAAACCACCGTCACAGTATTTGATGGTAAGGAAAGCAAGACCATTTTGATTAAGAGTGCAGAGGTTAAAGTCCTTGGTCAAACTTCGGGTGAATGGGTAAGCCTTGGCAGCTATACATTTACCGGAAAGGGACAACCTTACATCGAAATCAGAGCAAAAGGACCGAAAGTGGTTGCCGATGCAGTACTATTGGTTACTTCTCCATAGTAGTTAAGTTCACAATAATCTCAAGAATGATAAGTACATATTTATCATTCTTGAGATTCAAAATCGGATGTTCAATCATTGGCCTGTATTGTCTGCTATTGCTTGATAATTAAGGTTATTAAGCAACGTAGATAATAAATAGTATGCCTATATGTCGCATTTCGACTGAAGCATCGGGGAATGGAGAAATCTGTGAGTAATATCAAATTGAAACATAGATTTCTAGAATTCGTTGCACACGCTCAAAATGATGACACCTTCTCTTCACTTAGCGAGACACGAAGATTAGGTAAGAAAAAATCGTTATTGCAAGAAGACTTTTCAGCCGATAGCCCGCCCCGATTTTCGGGGAAGCAATCTTATAACGATCGCTAATAGCGGGCTGCATTAAGATTGCTTCATCGTTCCTCTTCGCAATAACGATATCTCACACTTTATCTTCAGAAACAATTAGTATAAAACTAAAACATAGGTTGGGTATCCACCACAACCTATGTTTTCACCAAACTAAAATCAGCATATAAAAAGAATTAATCTTGTTACGACTGAAGTATGACCGGTCCTCACCGGATATTTTATCCATCTGGGATTTGTTTGAAGCCCTGATTTAATTAAGTATTAGAAGGAATATTTTAAATGATGCAATTATCTGCTGCTACCTTTAGTTTCATAGTTCAGTTTCTGAAAATCCTTTTGGGCTTGCTTAAACTGAAGATCGTATTCGATCGGCCAACCAAAAGCTTTTTCTGCAACATCCTGTAGGTTTACTCCAGATGCACCACTCCAGAAATGAATAAATTCTCCAAAATTCAGATCCCTTTTAAACCGGCCGTTTTTGTTTTTTGGGAAGTTTAATGCAAGGAGTTCAAAATACCTGTTGAGCACCTTTCCCTCACCATACTTATTATAAATAGGGAAAAACCAGTTTTTGAACCATTGTGTTCCCGATCTCGGAAAGTCGTCGTACTGGGTCTGCATTTGTGTAAACACCTTATAGGCTTCGTTGGTCATTCCTATGTTTTTGAGTACATCATAATTGAAAATCTCCATAAACTTACTGTCGCCCCAAAGTACATCAGAGGGTGAGCCTTTCGTGCCATGACTGGCACTGGTTACAATATGTCCCATCTCATGGATCGGCATGCCAATCTGCTCTCCGTCTGGATTGTTCCATTGCGCTAAGCCACAATCGATAACGTTCCGGTAATCATGGCTCGCATCAAAAAAAGGTGATGGATGCCCTCCTCCATAATCCTTGCCTATTGCGCGGTGCAGGATCACATACAGTTTTGGGTCCGGTCCGAAATCGCCATAGTTACGTTTAACATAGGCCCAACAATCTGCCATTACAGCGATAGGCCATTTAACATTGGCCGGCATGTTTTTATCATAAAAAACAGCCACATGTGCATTACTTTCTATCAGTTTCAGTTCTTCCTGATGTTCAAACCAGTGCTCCTTCCATACAGAATCAGGGGTGATTATCGTTTTTTTAGACTGATCCTTAGCTTGAGCTTCGGACTTTGAAACTAGTCCCAATAAAAAAATTGGGACTAGTAAATAAATGATTGCTTTAGTATTATTCATAATCGTATTATTCCTCTATTATACAGAAGAGATCCCTATTTATTCCAGAACGATATTTCGCTAATATTACTGTAATAGGCATCGCCACTGGCCACTTCTATTACCCGAATTCGGATATACCTCATT
Encoded proteins:
- a CDS encoding RagB/SusD family nutrient uptake outer membrane protein; protein product: MKTKIYHLILVLLCTSLLSCQKDYLDKSPLSGPSDESFFSNQDELILAVNGLYRYASYAPLDNMPLNLLTDNSTDIGWDRNNSALQSLGKGNQDSNNGFSLSVWTEGYKVIAKCNFILDNIDKVKDKATAAIYNRSKAEARFMRAYTYQYLIDYFGSVPLVTRVLTLEDSQLPKTPKTEVLSFVLKELTESAADLPVSYGAADVGRATRGTALAIKARAALNNERWADAAEAAKAVMDLKIYSLHNNFGTLFSYAGQNSPEIIWAFQYLKASKTKMHSTPNNLVSRNGLGFTNKVPSQSLVDAYPCTDGLNIDKSPLYDPTSPYKNRDPRLGFTIAVPGSIFYNYQFETHRDSVKCWNYNTTPATRVDNQDALNAFATFTGYCWKKYVDLEDKADRTNSELNVIQIRYAEMLLIYAEAKNELGQLDQSVYDAINLVRTRPSVNMPPITTGKTMVEFRSLVRKERMYELAMEGFRISDLRRWKIADKAMTGNFYGRVQKGLLVSAPQIDANGLADYSAVPNRAELRVIEVRVFDTGRDYLWPLPNIEIVTNPKLIQNPKY
- a CDS encoding FAD-dependent oxidoreductase; the encoded protein is MMKNIFIYILLAIICPLTGLKAQSALYKNYDICIYGGTSSGVIAAYTAARSGKSVLLIEPGKNLGGMSSGGLGLTDIGNKYAISGLALDFYRRIGKHYGKFEQWIFEPHVAENLFNEYIKKAKVPVLYENRITGIEKKGTLITAITLENQAKKKVGTVKAKVFIDCSYEGDLMAKAGVSYTVGREANSTYNETFNGVQLMNGHQLPDGIDPYKVKGDPSSGLLWGISPGKLIDKGSGDKKVQAYNFRICLTNNPANMIPITEPEDYVPERYELLIRQMEKRNWKSLQDVFIWSGMPNQKTDINNRNGFSTDMIGMNWEYPDADYLKREQIWKAHTNYTKGLLYFVGHDPRIPEHIRKEISQWGYPKDEYTGNGNWSHQLYVREARRMVGALVMTQHHCQGKEVVSDGVGMAAYTMDSHNCDRLVVNGMVKNEGNVEEGGFGPYPISYRAIIPKESEASNLIVPVCLSATHIAYGSIRMEPVFMVLGQSSAMAAVQAIDRKLSVQKIAVSRLQQQLKSDPLADGSTPDILIDNNDTDKVQIKGNWTKKNRGGFGPDYFEASEDADTAKFIRYTPGSKTNGKYDVYTYYPKLDATDAETTVTVFDGKESKTILIKSAEVKVLGQTSGEWVSLGSYTFTGKGQPYIEIRAKGPKVVADAVLLVTSP
- a CDS encoding TonB-dependent receptor, producing the protein MNKNLTRPGRISLPVAFMLLFILITGASPQTLGRISIEGKNITIASVFRTIKKQTGLTVFYSNKLLDDAEKISVNFKQAELSEVMDLTLKGKRLDWVLKENYIVLQKATSPEKNEERIQNKPIGEQKKEDRTGVVTDETGKPVPGVSVKIKGNNGGSVTDVNGQYKINANAGDILVFSYIGFATQEVQVGTKDRINIKLLPIDENLNEVVIVGYGVQKKVNLTGAVSQVSGKDLAARPMGQTSASLQGMAPGVTVRQSSGRPGGDGGTIRIRGIGNFLDSNPLVMIDGIEGSMNNIDPNLIESISILKDAASSSIYGSRAANGVILITTKRAVADQVNVSYNNYIGWQEATNMPGLVDALDHMLLTNEAYVNTGRTPLYSEALIQKYREQGGVSSDLYPNTDWQKETLTGSGLQQSHFLTIQGGTQKVKLLGSFGLFDQKGIIENSSFKRYTIRNNADITFSEKFKARIDLQFVNAITTDPAAASSEIFQWMNGIPANQIGINQSGQWGVGWNGSNPISASKDGGTNRTRGPFGSINATVNYKPVEWLEAEAAYSPKYALSSSKNFRKAIQSYLPNGATSFLTPALTSLAQNKSESFFNNMRATLTASKTFGNHSLKFLAGASREDYFNEWTNAFRDTYILPDYPVLNAGSALNQQATGSEEEWALQSLFGRFNYVYKNKYLLEVNARYDGSSRFSSGNKYGFFPSASAGWRISEEDFMAGLKKVVNEAKLRLSWGKLGNQNIGTYPSVTTILLESYTLGKQIVNTAALNNLANKMISWETTEEKNIGIDLTMFNNLSITADYYRRRTSDILLQLDIPLIVGVGKPFQNAGIVDNNGWELGLAYKGKVKDFNYNVSFNISDVKNTIVDTKGVNQTGLTVNREGYSIGSLFGYQAEGLFASDAEVAAHAKQFGTVKAGDIRYKDQNGDNLINEADKTVIGSTIPRFTYASTLNGSYKGFDFSVLVQGVGKANGYLAGPGILPFNVGGAIGGTIREDNKDRWTPDNPNAKYPRLAFGETNNEQVSTFFLKDASYLRIKNVQIGYTLPVGIAQKIAIKRLRIFANGSNLSSFDRFWDGYDVEAPVGGGNIYPQVKVYSFGLEATF